The Methanoregula sp. UBA64 genome contains the following window.
CGGGAAGTTCCAGCGGGGGGATCAAGCTTAACCGGGTAGTCCTAGGCTTCCGGGCGCTGGTCTGGTGGTTCCGGCGGCTCTTCGTGAGCGGGAAGGTGCTGATCCCGTTTAAGAGCGAGGGCCGGGTGATCCCGCGGGCCACTGCCGAACTGGAGACCGCAAAGATGCTGCTGGTCATCATCCTCTCGGTAGTCGTGATCTTTATCGCAACCCTTACCGTCCTCCAGTTCCACGTAACGACATTCCCCAGTACCGATGTGCTCTTCGATGTGATCTCGGCTTTTTCCACCTGCGGGATGACGACCGGCTATGTCTCATCCTCCATGCCGGCCATCTCGAAATGGGTATTTATCATCGTCATGTGGGTGGGCCGTCTCGAAGTAATTCCGGTGCTCGTGCTCTTCCTTGCCCTGTTCCGCGGTTCCGACTAAAACCCCGGGGAACAGGTAACGCAATTATACTTTTCTTAACATCAGGAGGTCTAATATAACGTGCCGGCCCATAGTAGAACAATGAAACAGATCGCCCTGTACGGGAAAGGCGGCATCGGGAAGTCGACTACATCAGCCAATCTTTCCGCTGCGCTTTCTCTTGCGGGACATTCTGTCCTCCAGATCGGGTGCGATCCGAAGCGCGACAGTACCCGGATGCTGATGGCGGGCCGGCTGATCCCGACCGTGATGGATCTGGTGCGCGAGCGCGGCGCCAGTGCAGTAACCCCGCAGGATGTGGTCTTTACCGGTTTTCATGGCGTCCGCTGCGTTGAGGCGGGAGGCCCCGAACCCGGGGTTGGCTGTGCCGGGCGGGGAATCATCGCCACCTTCCAGCTGCTGGAGAAGTTCGGGACACTCACCGGGGACATCATCGTCTACGATGTGCTGGGCGACGTGGTCTGCGGCGGGTTTGCCATGCCGATGCGGGAGGGGTATGCGCAGGAAGTATACCTCGTGACCTCCGGGGAACTCATGTCCCTGTATGCGGCAAACAACATCTGCAAGGCGATCCAGCGGCTCGCAGCACGGCCGAAGAGCAGGTGCCGGATTGCCGGCGTGATCTGCAATGCCAAGAATATGCCCCGCGAAGAAGAGCTCGTTGCGGAGTTTGCGCGAAGGGTCAACAGTCACCTCATCCAGTACATACCCCGCGACCGGACCGTCCAGCTCGCAGAACTCGACCGGAAGACCGTGATCGAGTACGACCCGGCAAGCGAACAGGCACAGCGGTACCGCGATCTTGCGGCCCGGGTCATGGAAAACAGCCGGTTGACCATTCCCACCCCTCTTGAGATCGATGACCTCGAATCCCTTGCCCGCCAGTACGTGTAGGACTGCCGGCTGTACCCTGACCGGCGCACTCTCGGTGGTGACGCAGGTAACCGATACGGTTACGGTCGTCCACGGGCCGGGGGGCTGCACGCACCACAATTTTTCGCTCCTGTCCGCAACGGCTCTCGATAATGGCAGGCCTGCCCTTCCCCCGCTTGTTTCTACCGATCTGCGGGAGACCGACATCGTCTTTGGCGGCGAGGAGGCGCTCGACCGGACACTCACGCGGGTCATGAACGGAAATCCCGGAGCAATCTTTGTCCTTTCGACCTGCATTGTCGAGACGATCGGCGACGATATCGAGAAGATCTGCCAGGCACAGCAGGGCTGCCCGGTCATTATCGTGCCGACCGCAGGTTTTCTGGGAGGCTCGTTCCAGGCCGGCGTC
Protein-coding sequences here:
- the cfbC gene encoding Ni-sirohydrochlorin a,c-diamide reductive cyclase ATP-dependent reductase subunit — translated: MKQIALYGKGGIGKSTTSANLSAALSLAGHSVLQIGCDPKRDSTRMLMAGRLIPTVMDLVRERGASAVTPQDVVFTGFHGVRCVEAGGPEPGVGCAGRGIIATFQLLEKFGTLTGDIIVYDVLGDVVCGGFAMPMREGYAQEVYLVTSGELMSLYAANNICKAIQRLAARPKSRCRIAGVICNAKNMPREEELVAEFARRVNSHLIQYIPRDRTVQLAELDRKTVIEYDPASEQAQRYRDLAARVMENSRLTIPTPLEIDDLESLARQYV